A window from Dehalobacter sp. DCA encodes these proteins:
- a CDS encoding SPFH domain-containing protein, whose amino-acid sequence MIEKKVWKINGFLGILIFLALLAAATFNIVASVQETGFTNIVLAVVLLLLALIVSTGIQVIQPNQAKVLTFFGSYIGSIREPGIWMTVPFVAAKKISLKVRNFNSERLKVNDVDGNPIEIAAVVVIKVVDSAKAVFDVDNYEQFVEIQSETALRHVATKYPYDNYEEGDVSLRGNTEEVAEEIAKELQERLTLAGVEVIEARLTHLAYATEIASAMLQRQQANAILAARQKIVEGAVGMAQMAIQQLENSGTIELDDERKMAMINNLLVAIVSDRSAQPVLNTGTLY is encoded by the coding sequence ATGATCGAAAAAAAAGTATGGAAAATTAACGGGTTCTTAGGCATTCTCATTTTTTTAGCCCTTTTAGCTGCTGCAACATTTAATATTGTCGCCTCAGTCCAAGAAACAGGATTCACGAATATCGTACTGGCAGTGGTTCTGCTTCTTCTGGCACTGATTGTCTCAACCGGCATCCAGGTTATCCAGCCGAATCAAGCCAAAGTACTGACATTTTTCGGCAGCTATATTGGCAGTATCCGCGAACCCGGTATCTGGATGACGGTTCCGTTCGTTGCCGCAAAAAAGATTTCCCTAAAAGTCCGCAACTTCAACAGTGAGCGTTTGAAAGTCAATGATGTCGACGGCAATCCGATTGAAATTGCTGCGGTTGTCGTGATCAAAGTGGTGGACTCTGCTAAAGCTGTATTTGATGTGGACAATTATGAACAGTTTGTAGAAATCCAAAGTGAGACAGCATTGCGCCATGTTGCAACTAAATATCCTTATGACAATTATGAAGAAGGTGACGTTTCCTTAAGGGGCAACACCGAGGAAGTAGCCGAAGAAATTGCGAAGGAACTTCAGGAGCGCCTTACACTTGCCGGCGTGGAAGTAATTGAAGCCCGCCTGACCCACCTGGCCTATGCCACCGAGATTGCAAGCGCTATGCTTCAGAGGCAACAGGCCAACGCAATCCTGGCTGCCCGTCAGAAAATTGTGGAAGGTGCTGTCGGAATGGCCCAGATGGCCATTCAGCAGTTGGAAAACAGCGGGACAATTGAACTTGACGACGAACGCAAGATGGCAATGATCAACAATCTACTTGTGGCAATTGTCTCCGACCGTTCAGCCCAGCCAGTACTCAATACCGGCACCCTATATTAA